A genomic region of Anaerolineae bacterium contains the following coding sequences:
- the rsmA gene encoding 16S rRNA (adenine(1518)-N(6)/adenine(1519)-N(6))-dimethyltransferase RsmA → MEAQDPRKILKEKGIRPRKSLGQHFMISPTGMRKIMEALAPCPQDVIVEVGAGTGFLTVPLAQRVAKVIAVEIDRRLVEVLREVCAVLPNVTIVEGDVLEFPPGALLEQGRCAGVPYKLAGNLPYYIASAILRHFLENTPRPSVIVVTVQKEVAQKILAHPGEMSLLSVSVRLYSRPELITYLPPGAFFPPPEVDSAVVRLEVLPEPLVPAGEEEGFFRIVKAGFGGKRKTLRNAFKRGLGLPAEVVERLLTEAGINPERRAETLTIEEWIKIWETSRRLHL, encoded by the coding sequence GTGGAAGCTCAGGACCCCAGGAAAATTCTAAAGGAAAAGGGGATTAGGCCCCGTAAAAGCCTGGGCCAGCATTTCATGATAAGCCCGACAGGCATGAGAAAAATCATGGAGGCCCTTGCCCCCTGCCCTCAGGATGTGATCGTGGAGGTGGGGGCGGGCACAGGGTTTCTCACCGTACCCCTTGCCCAGAGGGTGGCTAAGGTAATAGCAGTAGAAATTGACAGGCGCCTTGTGGAAGTCCTGAGAGAGGTTTGTGCGGTTTTGCCTAACGTGACAATAGTGGAGGGCGATGTTCTGGAATTTCCCCCGGGTGCCCTCTTAGAGCAGGGAAGGTGTGCCGGAGTGCCCTATAAGCTCGCGGGCAATTTACCTTATTACATAGCATCAGCCATATTACGCCATTTCTTGGAAAATACCCCAAGGCCTTCGGTAATTGTTGTAACGGTTCAGAAAGAGGTTGCCCAGAAAATCCTGGCCCATCCCGGAGAAATGAGCCTTCTTTCCGTCAGTGTGAGGCTTTATTCCAGACCCGAGCTCATAACATACCTCCCTCCGGGCGCTTTCTTCCCTCCACCAGAGGTGGATTCAGCTGTGGTGAGACTGGAAGTTTTGCCGGAGCCCCTCGTACCGGCAGGAGAAGAAGAGGGTTTTTTCCGAATAGTAAAGGCTGGCTTTGGAGGGAAGCGCAAAACTCTTCGCAACGCTTTCAAAAGAGGGCTCGGCTTACCGGCCGAGGTAGTGGAAAGACTTCTCACCGAAGCAGGTATAAACCCTGAAAGGCGTGCCGAAACTCTAACCATTGAAGAATGGATTAAAATTTGGGAAACATCGCGCCGGTTGCATTTATGA